One Amaranthus tricolor cultivar Red isolate AtriRed21 chromosome 1, ASM2621246v1, whole genome shotgun sequence DNA window includes the following coding sequences:
- the LOC130800378 gene encoding borneol dehydrogenase, mitochondrial-like, whose translation MENGSAEPKRLEGKVALITGGASGIGEYTAKSFVKHGAKVMIADIQDELGQNVCNNIGQQSASYIHCDVTIESHLQNAVDSTLSIYGKLDIMINNAGFGGLQYPNILDNTQFEFEKVMKVNLVGPFLGTKHAARVMMPAQRGSIINMGSISCSIAGAASHAYVSSKHGVLGLTKNSAVELGKYGIRVNCLSSHVISTPMTRDFFKLDDEGFCKVYSNIKGAMCTLEDVAQAALYLASDDSKFVSGHNLVVDGGFSVLNRGFCMF comes from the exons ATGGAAAATGGTTCTGCGGAACCCAAAAg GTTGGAAGGCAAAGTAGCCCTCATCACAGGTGGAGCAAGTGGAATTGGTGAGTACACAGCAAAAAGTTTCGTCAAACATGGTGCTAAAGTCATGATTGCTGACATTCAAGACGAGTTAGGCCAAAATGTATGCAACAACATAGGTCAACAATCAGCCTCATACATCCACTGTGATGTAACCATTGAATCCCATCTTCAAAATGCTGTTGATTCAACACTTTCCATTTATGGAAAGTTAGATATCATGATCAATAATGCAGGATTTGGAGGTTTACAATATCCAAATATCCTTGACAACACCCAATTTGAGTTTGAAAAAGTCATGAAAGTCAACCTTGTGGGACCCTTTTTAGGAACTAAGCATGCAGCTAGAGTTATGATGCCTGCTCAGAGAGGGAGTATAATTAATATGGGGAGTATTTCATGTAGTATTGCTGGTGCAGCTTCACATGCTTATGTTAGTTCAAAGCATGGTGTATTAGGGCTTACAAAGAATAGTGCTGTTGAGCTTGGGAAATATGGGATTAGGGTTAATTGTTTGTCATCACATGTGATTTCTACCCCAATGACAAGGGATTTTTTTAAGTTAGATGATGAGGGTTTTTGTAAAGTGTATTCTAATATTAAGGGGGCTATGTGTACACTTGAAGATGTTGCTCAAGCTGCTTTATATTTGGCTAGTGATGATTCTAAGTTTGTAAGTGGGCATAATCTTGTTGTGGATGGTGGCTTTAGTGTTCTCAATAGAGGATTTTgtatgttttga